GGTGATTGTCACCATGTCCTGGAGTGTGCTTCGCGGCTGCAGTTATTCGCTGTCCAAGATGGGGGCTAAACAAGAGGATCTGAGGAGATACAGCCTAATTCAGTATTTGGGCTACGCCATGTACTTTCCCTGTCTGACCTATGGGCCGATCATCAGCTACCAGAGGTTTGCAGCACGGAGGGAGGATGAAGAGCAGAACTGGCTGGGATTTGTCGGAGGAGTCCTGCGCAGCGCCATATGGTGGTTGGTAATGCAGTGCGCCCTCCACTATTTCTATATACATTACATGTCGCGGGATGTGCGCATGGTGGAGATGATGGACTCGGTATTTTGGCAGCACTCCGCCGGCTACTTCATGGGCCAGTTCTTTTTCCTATACTACGTGGTAACATACGGCTTGGGAATAGCTTTTGCTGTGCAGGATGGCATCCCGGCGCCCAATAGACCTCGCTGCATAGGACGCATCCACTTCTACTCGGACATGTGGAAGTACTTCGATGAGGGCCTTTACGAATTCCTTTTTCAGCACATTTACGCAGAGCTGTGTGGAAAGCGATCATCGGCGGCGGCCAAGTTTGGCGCCACCGCCTTGACCTTTGCGTTTGTCTTCGTTTGGCATGGATGCTACACCTACGTGCTTATCTGGAGCATTCTGAACTTCCTCTGCCTGGCTGCAGAGAAGGTATTTAAGACGTTTACCTCGATGCCGGAGTACCAGCGATGGACACAGCATCATCTGGGAGCAGTGGGTGCTCAGCGGTTGTACGCCATGCTGGCCACCCAGCTCTTTATTCCGGCCGCCTTCTCTAATGTCTACTTTATCGGAGGACAAGAGATTGGTGACTTCCTGATGCGCGGCGCCTACCTCAGTGGAGTGGGCAACTACTTGGCCCTATGCTTTTGTAGCTATTGTTTTTTCCAATGCTCTGAGTTGCTCCTGACCAAGTCGGTTGGTCGCTCCAAGAACAAAACTTATTGACCTCGCCAAAAGGTTGTCTGTACTTACGTTAAATCTGACTACTTATGAACGAACTTGTATTATAACATGGCTTTAGAATTGTATTGTGTTTTTACAAAGcaattatttacttaattttcactttaacaaataataaaataatattcatgGAATATATAATAGAGCAGCGCTTTATCTGATCCGTCTATCCGCCGCCTTCGCCTGTATCCTTCCAGTCCAGCCACCTGGTTTGCGTACATGTAGACTGAAAGTTGTCGGGGAAGAGTTCATCCATTATTTCGTCGCAGGTCTGCGTGTGCTGCGTGTTGTACAGACCATCTGGCCagtgggtttgggtttggatGTGGGACAGTCCCAGTTCCTCGAACAAATCGTCACAGGTCTGGGTGTACATGTGGGCGGAGGTTTGCAAGTCAAACATAGGTTCAGTTCCTGGATACGCGTGGAAATCGTTCTCGACCGGAACAGGAACCTGTTCCTCTGGGAAATCATCGGTCATCGTTCCTATGTCGCCTCTGGTGTCGGGTGTTTGGGTTTCTATATCGCGCAACAAGGGCGCCAGCACTTCGTTCCTGATTTCATTTAGATCGTCCTCCTCCGTTTGTGTTTCCATATCCAGTTTCTGGGATGACATCTCCAGCGCATAGGGCACATCCATAATGGGCAGGAAACAGAGAATATGTTCCTCTGGAGCCGGCATTTCGGTGGC
This genomic interval from Drosophila teissieri strain GT53w chromosome 3L, Prin_Dtei_1.1, whole genome shotgun sequence contains the following:
- the LOC122616987 gene encoding protein-cysteine N-palmitoyltransferase Rasp — protein: MSRLPDRTLLTRCEIFVYFGVYIAYIVVGLYKIYGLRDHIAKEAKFQFPDGWRFYPLSQRRRDDSNDELENFGDFIASFWLFYFLHAGVQGVIRWKCPRLQCLGFIGVCALALSVNLDWSSMVLLVTLIASYYLVSLLTLKYLVWLLSAGWILCINVMQKNAWWTDRVGYTEYVLVIVTMSWSVLRGCSYSLSKMGAKQEDLRRYSLIQYLGYAMYFPCLTYGPIISYQRFAARREDEEQNWLGFVGGVLRSAIWWLVMQCALHYFYIHYMSRDVRMVEMMDSVFWQHSAGYFMGQFFFLYYVVTYGLGIAFAVQDGIPAPNRPRCIGRIHFYSDMWKYFDEGLYEFLFQHIYAELCGKRSSAAAKFGATALTFAFVFVWHGCYTYVLIWSILNFLCLAAEKVFKTFTSMPEYQRWTQHHLGAVGAQRLYAMLATQLFIPAAFSNVYFIGGQEIGDFLMRGAYLSGVGNYLALCFCSYCFFQCSELLLTKSVGRSKNKTY